One region of Rhizoctonia solani chromosome 9, complete sequence genomic DNA includes:
- a CDS encoding Transposon Tf2-7 polyprotein, translating to MSSQNLFVTVDPDSVSIAPSLPAEVSQTLTALKTLIMAVNHNLQVAIGQIHNNTADLATANNSLQNHDGGITQMEGQVKALENIISALAGAPQGSGSGSGSGSRRPKLNLPEKFDGSNKDKAVSFRVAVSHYLRVSYPQASVEEQIAFIISCLEGKAHEWLEPYLEEDVVNNHPVAWLHSINGFWLQFNARWNVQNKTENYRAKFKTLKQTKSVQDYYKDFQTYSQNLGYNDISLRDFFYDGLSLKIKEMLMAQDYDHNASNVSLENLADKALKIDQRLEQFQAQHKGQTNSSGSKSGTTLSTGALGNVTRDKLTVGDKVYMIGPDGKARKGTISKIGKNAKGMSIPTVKWNDGTVVESSFKSLKKDSHPVDPSPVQPKSSNSGPSPMDLDSAGKGKKPIVCSTCGGKGHYASQCPSNTYSGYEAHLSENELENGDL from the coding sequence ATGAGCAGCCAAAATCTCTTTGTTACTGTGGATCCTGATTCTGTTTCCATTGCACCTTCATTACCTGCAGAGGTGTCTCAGACCCTCAcagccttgaaaaccttaatCATGGCTGTTAATCATAATTTGCAGGTAGCAATTGGTCAGATCCACAATAACACTGCTGATCTTGCTACTGCCAACAACTCTCTTCAAAACCATGATGGTGGCATCACCCAGATGGAAGGGCAAGTCAAAGCCCTGGAGAATATTATCTCTGCTCTGGCTGGTGCCCCTCAAGGTTCTGGTTCAGGCTCAGGCTCTGGGTCCAGGAGGCCCAAGCTTAACCTACCAGAGAAGTTTGATGGTAGTAACAAAGACAAAGCAGTTTCATTTAGGGTGGCTGTCTCTCACTATCTGAGGGTTTCATATCCCCAAGCCTCAGTTGAGGAACAGATAGCTTTTATTATCTCTTGCCTGGAGGGTAAAGCTCATGAGTGGCTTGAACCCTACTTAGAAGAGGATGTTGTCAATAATCACCCAGTGGCTTGGCTCCACAGTATCAATGGGTTCTGGTTGCAGTTCAATGCAAGGTGGAATGTCCAGAACAAGACTGAGAACTATAGGGCTAAATTCAAGACCCTAAAGCAAACCAAGTCTGTTCAAGATTACTACAAGGACTTCCAAACCTACTCCCAGAACCTAGGGTATAATGACATATCCCTAAGGGACTTTTTCTATGATGGCCTGTCTCTCAAAATCAAGGAGATGCTTATGGCTCAGGACTATGACCATAATGCCAGCAATGTTTCCTTAGAGAACCTTGCTGATAAAGCTCTGAAGATTGACCAGCGCCTAGAACAGTTCCAGGCACAACACAAGGGCCAGACCAACTCCTCTGGTTCCAAAAGTGGCACTACATTGTCAACAGGAGCCTTGGGCAATGTGACCAGGGATAAACTCACTGTTGGGGATAAAGTGTACATGATTGGACCAGATGGAAAAGCAAGGAAAGGCACCATTTCAAAAATTGGCAAAAATGCAAAGGGCATGTCTATTCCTACTGTGaagtggaatgatggcacTGTGGTTGAGAGTAGCTTCAAAAGTCTCAAAAAGGACTCACATCCTGTAGACCCCTCTCCAGTCCAGCCAAAATCTTCCAACTCTGGACCAAGCCCTATGGATCTTGACTCTGCAGGAAAGGGCAAAAAACCTATTGTATGCTCTACCtgtggaggaaagggacacTATGCTAGCCAATGTCCTTCCAATACATACTCTGGCTATGAAGCCCATCTATCTGAGAATGAGttggaaaatggggacctctga